The DNA region AAGCGATCGATTATCTCGTCAAGAAGGGCGTGAACATCGAAGCCGCGTCGATGAAGCAGAAGGACATCACCATCAATGGCATGACCGGCTTCGAAATCGACTGGGACGGCAAGGACAAGGACGGTGCGGCGAAGATCAGCCTGACGCTGCTCGCCCCGACCAAGGACCGCTTCGTCATGCTGACCTATTGGGCCTCGCCCGAGGGCGAAGAGAAGAACATGGAGGCCCTGATGAAGATCGAGAAGAGCATCAAGCCGATCAATTGAGGCGCGAGCCGGGGAGAGATGTCTCTCCCCGGATCGCCTGCCGCCAGCGGACGCCCGCCGAGCGGCTTGACGGCTCGCGTGAGTGCAAGAAGGTCCCCAGTTCATTTGGTCTTGTTCCACTTGGCCTTGTTCCACTTGGCCTCGTGTTGGTTCAGCCCTATCCCTGCGCCGCATATTTTTCAGGCTCAGCGGAACCCTCCACAAGGGAATCATGGCCGCCCTCTACCCAAGCATTGAACCCTGCGAACATGGCCTGCTCGATGTCGGCGACGGGCACCGGGTCTATTGGGAAATTTGCGGCAACCCGTCCGGGAAACCCGCTCTCGTCCTGCATGGCGGACCTGGCTCGGGCTGCTCTCCGGGCTGGCGGCAGTATTTTGACCCCGCTATCTATCGGATCGTCCTCTTCGATCAGCGCGGCTGCGGAAGAAGCATGCCGCATGCGAGCGACCCGAGTATCGACCTCTCGACCAACATGACGGCCCATCTGCTTGCAGACATCGAAAGGCTGCGGCGGCATCTCGGTATCGAACGGTGGCTCGTGCTTGGCGGGTCCTGGGGATCGACCCTGGCGCTCGCTTATGCGCAGCTGCATCCGCATCGCGTGACCGAAATCGTGCTGTTCAGCGTCGCCACGACCACGGCATCGGAGATCGATTGGATAACCCGCGGCGTCGGCATTTTCTTGCCCGAGGC from Rhizobiales bacterium GAS188 includes:
- a CDS encoding proline iminopeptidase, which translates into the protein MAALYPSIEPCEHGLLDVGDGHRVYWEICGNPSGKPALVLHGGPGSGCSPGWRQYFDPAIYRIVLFDQRGCGRSMPHASDPSIDLSTNMTAHLLADIERLRRHLGIERWLVLGGSWGSTLALAYAQLHPHRVTEIVLFSVATTTASEIDWITRGVGIFLPEAWALFRDGVPEEERAGCLAEAYHRLLMNPDPAIHVKAARDWCDWEMALVALHPNHKPHPRYERPEFRLGFARLVTHYWRHNAWLEDGVLLRDVSRLSGIPAILIHGRLDIGSPLMSPWQLTRHWPGSELVIMARQGTILATPA